Proteins from a genomic interval of Balaenoptera musculus isolate JJ_BM4_2016_0621 chromosome 16, mBalMus1.pri.v3, whole genome shotgun sequence:
- the EMX2 gene encoding homeobox protein EMX2 isoform X1, whose translation MFQPAPKRCFTIESLVAKDSPLPASRSEDPIRPAALSYANSSPINPFLNGFHSAAAAAAGRGVYSNPDLVFAEAVSHPPNPAVPVHPVPPPHALAAHPLPSSHSPHPLFASQQRDPSTFYPWLIHRYRYLGHRFQGNDTSPESFLLHNALARKPKRIRTAFSPSQLLRLEHAFEKNHYVVGAERKQLAHSLSLTETQVKVWFQNRRTKFKRQKLEEEGSDSQQKKKGTHHINRWRIATKQASPEEIDVTSDD comes from the exons ATGTTCCAGCCGGCGCCCAAGCGCTGCTTCACCATCGAGTCGCTGGTGGCCAAGGACAGTCCCCTGCCCGCCTCGCGCTCTGAGGACCCCATCCGTCCCGCAGCGCTCAGCTACGCCAACTCCAGCCCCATAAACCCGTTCCTCAACGGCTTCCactcggccgccgccgccgccgccggcagGGGCGTCTACTCCAACCCGGACTTGGTGTTCGCCGAGGCGGTCTCGCACCCGCCCAACCCGGCCGTGCCCGTGCACCCGGTGCCGCCGCCGCACGCCCTGGccgcccaccccctgccctcctcGCACTCGCCACACCCCCTCTTCGCCTCGCAGCAGCGGGACCCGTCCACCTTCTACCCCTGGCTCATCCATCGCTACCGATATCTGGGCCACCGCTTCCAAG GGAACGACACAAGTCCGGAGAGCTTCCTTTTGCACAACGCGCTGGCCCGAAAGCCGAAGCGGATCCGAACCGCCTTTTCCCCGTCCCAGCTTCTGAGGCTGGAACACGCCTTCGAGAAGAACCACTACGTGGTGGGCGCAGAGAGGAAACAGCTGGCGCACAGCCTCAGCCTCACGGAAACTCAG GTAAAAGTATGGTTTCAGAACCGAAGGACGAAGTTCAAAaggcagaagctggaggaggaaggCTCAGAttctcaacaaaagaaaaaagggacgCACCATATTAACCGGTGGAGAATCGCCACAAAGCAGGCGAGTCCCGAGGAAATAGATGTGACCTCAGAcgattaa
- the EMX2 gene encoding homeobox protein EMX2 isoform X2 — MFQPAPKRCFTIESLVAKDSPLPASRSEDPIRPAALSYANSSPINPFLNGFHSAAAAAAGRGVYSNPDLVFAEAVSHPPNPAVPVHPVPPPHALAAHPLPSSHSPHPLFASQQRDPSTFYPWLIHRYRYLGHRFQGKSMVSEPKDEVQKAEAGGGRLRFSTKEKRDAPY, encoded by the exons ATGTTCCAGCCGGCGCCCAAGCGCTGCTTCACCATCGAGTCGCTGGTGGCCAAGGACAGTCCCCTGCCCGCCTCGCGCTCTGAGGACCCCATCCGTCCCGCAGCGCTCAGCTACGCCAACTCCAGCCCCATAAACCCGTTCCTCAACGGCTTCCactcggccgccgccgccgccgccggcagGGGCGTCTACTCCAACCCGGACTTGGTGTTCGCCGAGGCGGTCTCGCACCCGCCCAACCCGGCCGTGCCCGTGCACCCGGTGCCGCCGCCGCACGCCCTGGccgcccaccccctgccctcctcGCACTCGCCACACCCCCTCTTCGCCTCGCAGCAGCGGGACCCGTCCACCTTCTACCCCTGGCTCATCCATCGCTACCGATATCTGGGCCACCGCTTCCAAG GTAAAAGTATGGTTTCAGAACCGAAGGACGAAGTTCAAAaggcagaagctggaggaggaaggCTCAGAttctcaacaaaagaaaaaagggacgCACCATATTAA